One window of the Salminus brasiliensis chromosome 1, fSalBra1.hap2, whole genome shotgun sequence genome contains the following:
- the nme6 gene encoding nucleoside diphosphate kinase 6, giving the protein MLLNTLRSTRVLQLTLAVIKPDAVAHPLILEALHQKILENDFIIIRKKDLIWRRSDSERFYAEHEGRFFYQRLVEFMSSGPMRAYILAREDAIARWRELMGPTKVYRARYTSPNTIRARYGLTDTRNTTHGSDSEESAKREIAFFFPEFSAEQWLEKEEPCFRAGHAEYDQDGQIHMPFKHT; this is encoded by the exons ATGCTTTTGAACACATTGAGAAGTACGAGGGTGCTGCAGCTCACCCTTGCGGTCATCAAACCGGACGCTGTTGCGCATCCTCTCATACTGGAG GCTCTTCATCAGAAAATCCTAGAAAACgacttcatcatcatcagaaaAAAAGATCTGATATGGAGAAGAAGTGATTCGGAGAGGTTTTACGCAGAACATGAAG GACGGTTCTTCTACCAGCGACTAGTTGAGTTCATGTCAAG CGGTCCAATGAGAGCGTACATCTTAGCCAGAGAGGATGCTATTGCTCGCTGGCGGGAGTTGATGGGTCCTACTAAAGTGTATCGTGCTCGGTACACTTCGCCAAACACCATCCGGGCCCGGTATGGGCTCACTGACACCAGGAACACCACTCACGGTTCTG ATTCAGAGGAGTCAGCCAAGAGAGAGATTGCCTTCTTCTTTCCGGAATTCAGTGCTGAGCAGTGGTTGGAGAAGGAGGAGCCATGTTTTAGGGCAGGACATGCAGAATACGATCAGGACGGACAAATCCACATGCCATTCAAACACACTTAA
- the baalcb gene encoding brain and acute leukemia cytoplasmic protein has product MGCGGSRTDALEPRYLESWTKETESTWLTSTDADIPLSSIHSIPSENSSEVGFGAEKTANPDIFDDGLPAPAQAYLKVCSAMSEASLNDVKGSGPPSILTSQEQEELSPPGTTVQRRSVLCTEEITKWQDNRMSTKQVTITVTQSIRQVDKSGKIKEKSHTTCEVMKPRESLKEAAVDSVLK; this is encoded by the exons ATGGGTTGCGGAGGCTCTAGGACAGATGCTTTGGAGCCACGTTATTTGGAAAGCTGGACCAAAGAAACAGAATCCACCTGGCTGACCAGCACAGATGCCGACATACCCCTGTCCTcaatccacagcattccctctgAGAACTCGTCCGAGGTTGGCTTTGGAGCTGAGAAAACAGCCAATCCTG ATATCTTTGACGATGGCCTACCAGCTCCTGCTCAGGCATACTTGAAGGTGTGTTCTGCCATGTCCGAGGCCAGCCTCAATGATGTGAAAGGCAGTGGTCCTCCTTCCATACTGACCTCCCAAGAACAAGAGGAGCTGTCCCCACCTGGCACAACAGTGCAGAGAAGAAGCGTCTTATGCACTGAGGAAATT ACCAAGTGGCAAGACAACAGAATGTCTACCAAGCAGGTGACCATTACTGTAACGCAGAGCATCCGTCAGGTGGACAAGAGCGGGAAGATCAAGGAGAAGTCCCACACAACATGCGAGGTCATGAAACCTCGGGAGAGCTTGAAAGAAGCAGCAGTAGACTCTGTGCTGAAATGA